In Saccharomyces cerevisiae S288C chromosome XV, complete sequence, the following proteins share a genomic window:
- the GYP1 gene encoding GTPase-activating protein GYP1 (Cis-golgi GTPase-activating protein (GAP) for yeast Rabs; the Rab family members are Ypt1p (in vivo) and for Ypt1p, Sec4p, Ypt7p, and Ypt51p (in vitro); involved in vesicle docking and fusion; interacts with autophagosome component Atg8p) → MGVRSAAKEMHERDHNSDSSSLVTSLMKSWRISSASSSKKPSLYKMNTTESTSLPSGYASSADRDRRTSDGNFEAMAKQQASTRRTSNSYSPLRYVNPTLSTASNESPRPALLLRQHHQRHHHHQQPRHSSSGSVGNNCSNSTEPNKKGDRYFKDLDEDWSAVIDDYNMPIPILTNGGFGTPVAPTRTLSRKSTSSSINSISNMGTSAVRNSSSSFTYPQLPQLQKEKTNDSKKTQLEIENERDVQELNSIIQRISKFDNILKDKTIINQQDLRQISWNGIPKIHRPVVWKLLIGYLPVNTKRQEGFLQRKRKEYRDSLKHTFSDQHSRDIPTWHQIEIDIPRTNPHIPLYQFKSVQNSLQRILYLWAIRHPASGYVQGINDLVTPFFETFLTEYLPPSQIDDVEIKDPSTYMVDEQITDLEADTFWCLTKLLEQITDNYIHGQPGILRQVKNLSQLVKRIDADLYNHFQNEHVEFIQFAFRWMNCLLMREFQMGTVIRMWDTYLSETSQEVTSSYSMSSNDIKPPVTPTEPRVASFVTPTKDFQSPTTALSNMTPNNAVEDSGKMRQSSLNEFHVFVCAAFLIKWSDQLMEMDFQETITFLQNPPTKDWTETDIEMLLSEAFIWQSLYKDATSHWL, encoded by the coding sequence ATGGGTGTGAGATCCGCTGCAAAGGAAATGCACGAACGGGACCATAATTCGGACAGTTCCAGTTTAGTAACTTCCCTGATGAAATCTTGGAGGATATCGTCGGCTTCTTCCTCCAAGAAGCCATCGTTATACAAAATGAATACTACTGAATCTACTAGTTTACCCTCGGGTTATGCTTCCTCGGCAGATAGAGATCGGAGAACCAGTGACGGTAATTTTGAAGCTATGGCAAAGCAACAAGCAAGCACTAGACGTACCTCGAATTCCTATTCACCTCTACGATATGTAAACCCCACTCTAAGCACTGCAAGTAACGAAAGTCCCCGGCCTGCTTTACTCTTACGTCAGCATCACCAGCGTCATCACCACCATCAACAACCCCGCCATAGCAGTAGTGGTAGTGTAGGCAACAATTGCAGTAACAGTACAGAGCCTAACAAAAAGGGTGATCGATATTTCAAAGACTTAGATGAGGATTGGAGTGCTGTTATTGACGATTATAATATGCCTATTCCTATACTTACTAACGGTGGATTTGGTACACCTGTAGCTCCAACGAGAACTTTGTCGCGAAAATccacttcttcttccatcaaTTCGATTTCGAATATGGGGACCTCCGCAGTACGGAattcttcctcctcttttACATACCCTCAATTACCACAGCTgcaaaaagagaaaacaaaTGATTCCAAGAAAACTCAGTTGGAAATCGAAAACGAACGGGATGTTCAAGAATTAAACTCCATCATCCAGCGCATTTCTAAATTTGacaatattttgaaagataaGACAATCATAAATCAACAGGATCTGCGCCAGATCAGTTGGAATGGTATCCCAAAAATACACAGGCCTGTTGTTTGGAAATTATTAATAGGTTATTTGCCTGTGAACACCAAGAGACAGGAGGGTTTCTTACAAAGGAAGAGGAAAGAATATAGGGATAGTCTGAAACATACCTTTTCTGACCAGCACTCAAGAGATATCCCAACTTGGCATCAGATAGAGATAGATATACCGAGAACAAATCCCCACATTCCCCTCTACCAGTTCAAATCCGTACAGAACAGTTTACAACGAATACTATATCTTTGGGCAATCAGGCATCCTGCTAGCGGATATGTGCAAGGTATTAATGATTTAGTTACACCATTTTTCGAGACTTTTCTTACCGAATATCTGCCGCCTTCACAAATAGATGATGTAGAGATAAAGGACCCCTCTACTTATATGGTAGATGAACAGATTACAGATTTAGAAGCGGACACGTTTTGGTGTCTTACCAAATTGCTCGAACAAATTACCGATAACTATATTCACGGACAACCAGGCATATTAAGACAAGTGAAGAATTTGAGTCAGCTAGTGAAACGAATTGATGCTGATCTATATaaccattttcaaaatgaaCATGTGGAGTTTATACAGTTTGCATTCAGATGGATGAATTGCCTTTTGATGAGAGAATTTCAAATGGGTACAGTAATAAGGATGTGGGACACATATTTATCTGAAACTTCACAAGAGGTCACTTCTTCTTATTCTATGTCGTCCAATGACATTAAACCTCCTGTTACTCCAACAGAACCTCGAGTGGCAAGTTTTGTTACACCAACAAAAGATTTCCAATCTCCCACCACAGCTCTTTCTAATATGACACCAAACAATGCTGTTGAAGACAGTGGAAAAATGAGACAGTCTTCGTTGAATGAGTTTCATGTGTTTGTTTGTGCTGCATTCCTCATCAAGTGGAGTGACCAGCTAATGGAAATGGATTTCCAAGAAACTATAACTTTCTTACAGAACCCTCCTACAAAGGACTGGACTGAAACGGATATTGAAATGCTTCTGAGCGAAGCCTTTATTTGGCAATCTCTTTACAAAGATGCTACGTCGCACTGGCTGTAA
- the NRT1 gene encoding nicotinamide riboside transporter (High-affinity nicotinamide riboside transporter; also transports thiamine with low affinity; major transporter for 5-aminoimidazole-4-carboxamide-1-beta-D-ribofuranoside (acadesine) uptake; shares sequence similarity with Thi7p and Thi72p; proposed to be involved in 5-fluorocytosine sensitivity), producing MSFSSIVSKFLRYLEIPAKNRTAVNFLRNPDLQPIKSANQTWGFWSNLAYWGAVSFTAGTWMSGSAALSVGLSYPETIVSFLLGNVLTIIFTMANSYPGYDWKIGFTLAQRFVFGIYGSAFGIIIRILMSIVNYGSNAWLGGLSINMILDSWSHHYLHLPNTLSPSVAMTTKQLVGFIIFHVLTALCYFMKPYHMNYLLIWSCVATCFAMLGIVIYLTKNAHGVGELFTSTKSTVTGSKRAWAWVYMISYWFGSISPGSTNQSDYSRFGSSNLAIWTGSVCALLIPATLVPIFGVISASTCDKLYGKQFWMPMDIFDYWLTNNYSAGARAGAFFCGLCFTMSQMSSTISNCGFATGMDMAGLLPKYVDIKRGALFCACISWACLPWNFYNSSSTFLTVMSSFGVVMTPIIAVMICDNFLIRKRQYSITNAFILKGEYYFTKGVNWRAIVAWVCGMAPGLPGIAWEVNNNYFHDSGIVKFFYGDSFFSFLISFFVYWGLCVFFPFKITVRHDDKDYYGAFTDEEARKKGMIPYSEISEEEIRAYTLGECYTTGHEYKPESSDNESPELIKTSSENTNVFEIVHQKDDEKHSFSTTQQVV from the coding sequence ATGAGCTTCAGTAGTATAGTCTCTAAGTTTTTGAGATATTTAGAAATTCCTGCCAAAAATAGGACTGCCGTGAATTTTCTGAGGAACCCTGATTTGCAACCTATCAAGTCTGCAAATCAAACATGGGGGTTCTGGTCTAATTTGGCGTACTGGGGCGCTGTGTCCTTTACAGCAGGTACATGGATGAGTGGTTCTGCTGCACTAAGTGTCGGCCTAAGTTACCCAGAGACCATTGTTTCGTTTCTTCTCGGTAATGTCTTGACCATTATTTTCACTATGGCCAACTCTTACCCCGGTTATGATTGGAAAATCGGTTTCACCTTGGCCCAAAGATTCGTTTTTGGCATTTACGGTTCAGCCTTCGGTATCATCATTAGAATTTTGATGAGTATTGTCAATTATGGTTCCAACGCTTGGTTGGGTGGTCTATCTATCAACATGATATTAGATTCCTGGTCCCACCACTATCTGCACCTGCCCAATACTTTGTCCCCAAGTGTTGCCATGACCACCAAGCAGTTGGTCGgcttcattattttccaCGTCCTCACCGCGCTCTGCTATTTCATGAAACCCTACCATATGAACTACCTTTTAATTTGGTCATGTGTAGCTACTTGCTTTGCCATGCTGGGTATAGTGATTTACTTGACTAAGAATGCCCATGGTGTCGGTGAATTGTTTACCTCCACAAAATCTACCGTTACTGGTTCTAAAAGAGCATGGGCTTGGGTTTACATGATTTCATACTGGTTCGGTTCCATTTCTCCAGGTTCCACCAACCAAAGTGACTATTCAAGATTCGGTTCCTCCAATTTGGCTATCTGGACCGGTAGCGTCTGTGCATTACTAATCCCAGCAACCTTGGTCCCAATCTTCGGTGTCATTAGTGCCTCCACCTGCGACAAATTATACGGTAAACAATTTTGGATGCCCATGGATATATTCGATTATTGGTTGACAAACAACTATTCTGCAGGCGCTCGCGCAGGTGCCTTCTTCTGTGGTCTTTGCTTTACCATGTCTCAAATGTCCTCCACCATCTCCAACTGTGGGTTTGCCACTGGTATGGATATGGCCGGTTTGTTGCCCAAATACGTCGATATCAAGAGAGGTGCTCTTTTTTGCGCATGTATCTCCTGGGCTTGTTTGCCATGGAACTTCTACaactcttcttctacttTCTTAACTGTCATGAGTTCTTTCGGTGTTGTCATGACTCCTATTATTGCTGTCATGATCTGTGATAACTTTCTGATCAGGAAGAGGCAATATTCCATTACTAATGCCTTTATTCTAAAGGGTGAATACTATTTTACCAAGGGTGTCAACTGGAGAGCTATCGTTGCCTGGGTGTGTGGTATGGCTCCCGGTCTACCTGGTATCGCTTGGGAAGTCAACAATAACTATTTCCACGACTCAGGTATTGTTAAATTCTTTTATGGTGattctttcttctcctttttgatttcttttttcgtTTACTGGGGGCTATGTGTCTTCTTCCCATTCAAAATTACTGTTAGACATGATGACAAAGATTACTATGGTGCATTTACCGACGAAGAAGCGAGAAAGAAGGGCATGATTCCATACAGTGAAATTTCTGAGGAAGAAATCCGTGCTTACACGTTAGGCGAATGCTACACAACTGGACACGAATACAAACCTGAGAGTTCTGATAACGAATCACCTGAATTGATCAAAACTAGCTCAGAAAACACTAACGTATTTGAAATCGTTCACCAAAAGGATGATGAAAAGCACTCCTTTAGTACCACTCAACAAGTTGTCTGA
- a CDS encoding uncharacterized protein (hypothetical protein; conserved across S. cerevisiae strains; partially overlaps the dubious gene YOR072W-A; diploid deletion strains are methotrexate, paraquat and wortmannin sensitive), giving the protein MLTKVVFLFFWSRSDSTKKLAACNHATLAHYILTPALYSDACAIYSDVYSITIIVVATVVRNPARCSLRARKFCRLFSSFFQFHYLKELFYFIRKPDDKFSSFI; this is encoded by the coding sequence ATGCTGACGAAAGTTGTgttcctctttttttggaGCAGGTCTGACTCAACTAAAAAGCTAGCTGCATGCAACCACGCTACATTGGCACACTATATCCTGACGCCCGCGCTATACTCTGACGCCTGCGCTATATATTCTGACGTCTACTCCATAACTATTATAGTAGTGGCCACTGTTGTTCGTAACCCGGCGCGGTGTTCGCTCCGAGCACGAAAATTCTGTCGTTTATTCTCTTCCTTCTTCCAGTTCCATTACTTAAAGGAGCTGTTTTATTTCATTCGAAAGCCCGATGACAAATTCTCCTCTTTCATATAA
- a CDS encoding uncharacterized protein (hypothetical protein; identified by expression profiling and mass spectrometry): MILALGDFLTNRKTKHARGPGFNSQLAPFIFDYLFPIGRVTDFFYFFQGPFVL; the protein is encoded by the coding sequence ATGATTCTCGCTTTGGGCGACTTCCTGACTAACAGGAAGACAAAGCATGCGAGAGGCCCTGGGTTCAATTCCCAGCTCGCcccttttatttttgattaTTTATTTCCTATTGGTCGGGtaacagattttttttatttttttcaaggcccttttgttttgtaa
- the SGO1 gene encoding Sgo1p (Component of the spindle checkpoint; involved in sensing lack of tension on mitotic chromosomes; protects centromeric Rec8p at meiosis I; required for accurate chromosomal segregation at meiosis II and for mitotic chromosome stability; recruits condensin to the pericentric region of chromosomes during meiosis; dissociates from pericentromeres when sister kinetochores are under tension): MPKRKIAPNKESSRRTVSHDDLTPQIQEFQNLMDLESQKVENIRQSYSRQNSLLAKDNSILKIKVNSLEKKISQLVQENVTLRSKTSISEAIYRERLSNQLQVIENGIIQRFDEIFYMFENVRKNENLPSSSLRTMLKRTSSRSRSCSLSSPTYSKSYTRLSNHENNLSHESSFNKDDGPDLEPKAKKRKSSRRQSMFVSTSLEPEDETGENEPMMENSSVEVPAESHESAQVEETIDALNPEEENSDSVSNFTNSIIEYSIPEENPTEPEHSSSKLEIFNDSTNMLSTVPSNPLPLPLPGPSATLPTTTSDASTVYPSSSSSTNSHPKTKIKHSMKPPRIELKKKVIDEVMPVSNMSSNSEISFTRTRRTRGKAVDYTLPSLRAKMRRPSEKLVDATTVIDIHDLQVSKRNRETSHKRKSLSQDSIPDEPQLREVVVSKDYGTPKGKKTEDEIHEDTAHLMTTSNNNSNNKNEKKLTSNNSPKKSSPLLDITNKSENKKKSTRTKKLFKNAIVNNLSDENSTTRPSKSSKGTSNNNNNYNNFDNNNSNINNVNNKSVSFRLNEDDLAVFDLFGNGKAVKHQPKTYRTKK; the protein is encoded by the coding sequence ATGCCgaagagaaaaattgcTCCTAACAAGGAAAGCAGCAGGCGTACGGTCTCCCACGATGATTTAACCCCACAAATAcaagaatttcaaaacCTAATGGATCTCGAATCGCAAAAAGTGGAAAACATCAGACAGTCGTATTCGAGGCAAAACTCCCTGCTGGCCAAGGATAACTCCatattaaaaattaaagttAATAgcttggaaaaaaaaataagccAGCTGGTACAAGAAAACGTGACTCTACGATCTAAAACCTCTATAAGCGAAGCTATCTACAGGGAACGGTTAAGTAATCAACTACAAGTCATTGAAAACGGTATTATTCAAAGATTTGacgaaattttttatatgtttgAGAACGTACGTAAAAACGAAAATTTGCCCAGTTCGAGCTTAAGAACAATGTTGAAGAGAACGAGTTCCAGGTCAAGATCATGCTCATTGTCATCACCCACATACTCAAAAAGTTACACTAGGTTATCAAATCACGAGAATAACCTGTCGCATGAATCAAGTTTTAACAAGGACGATGGTCCAGATCTTGAGCCTAAGgctaaaaaaaggaagagtTCTAGGCGGCAATCTATGTTTGTATCCACGAGTTTAGAACCTGAAGACGAAACCGGTGAAAACGAACCCATGATGGAAAATTCCTCTGTAGAGGTACCGGCAGAATCACACGAGTCTGCGCAAGTGGAGGAAACAATAGATGCCTTAAACCctgaagaggaaaataGCGATTCTGTCAGTAATTTTACCAATTCAATTATAGAATACTCCATACCAGAGGAGAATCCGACAGAACCCGAGCATTCATCTTCTAAACTAGAAATATTCAATGACAGTACAAATATGCTAAGTACAGTGCCGTCAAATCCTTTGCCGTTGCCTTTACCAGGCCCATCCGCAACTTTACCTACTACCACTAGCGATGCTTCAACGGTCTATCCTTCATCAAGTTCTTCTACTAATTCTCATCCAAAGACCAAAATTAAGCATTCCATGAAGCCGCCTAGGATAgaactgaagaaaaaggttaTTGACGAAGTCATGCCCGTAAGTAACATGAGCAGCAACAGCGAAATATCATTTACGAGAACTAGAAGAACTCGTGGTAAAGCTGTAGATTACACTTTGCCTTCTTTAAGAGCCAAAATGAGGAGGCCTTCAGAAAAACTTGTGGATGCTACTACTGTGATTGATATACATGATCTACAGGTTTCCAAGAGAAATCGGGAAACTTCAcataaaaggaaaagtttATCCCAAGATTCAATACCCGACGAACCGCAATTGAGAGAAGTCGTCGTCTCAAAGGATTATGGAACTccaaaagggaaaaaaacgGAAGATGAAATACACGAGGATACCGCTCATCTAATGACCACttccaacaacaacagcaacaacaaaaacgaaaaaaaactaactAGCAACAATAGCCCTAAAAAATCGTCGCCTTTACTTGACATTACAAATAAATCGGagaataagaaaaagtCAACAAGAACTaaaaaattgttcaaaaatgcAATTGTCAATAATTTATCTGATGAAAATTCTACTACGCGACCCTCCAAGTCGTCAAAGGGAACcagtaataataacaacaattaCAACAATTTCGACAATAACAATTCAAACATTAATAAtgttaataataaatctgtTAGCTTTAGACtaaatgaagatgatttaGCAGTATTTGATTTATTTGGAAATGGTAAGGCAGTGAAACATCAACCAAAAACATATCGCACCaaaaaatga
- the CDC21 gene encoding thymidylate synthase (Thymidylate synthase; required for de novo biosynthesis of pyrimidine deoxyribonucleotides; expression is induced at G1/S; human homolog TYMSOS can complement yeast cdc21 temperature-sensitive mutant at restrictive temperature) gives MTMDGKNKEEEQYLDLCKRIIDEGEFRPDRTGTGTLSLFAPPQLRFSLRDDTFPLLTTKKVFTRGIILELLWFLAGDTDANLLSEQGVKIWDGNGSREYLDKMGFKDRKVGDLGPVYGFQWRHFGAKYKTCDDDYTGQGIDQLKQVIHKLKTNPYDRRIIMSAWNPADFDKMALPPCHIFSQFYVSFPKEGEGSGKPRLSCLLYQRSCDMGLGVPFNIASYALLTRMIAKVVDMEPGEFIHTLGDAHVYKDHIDALKEQITRNPRPFPKLKIKRDVKDIDDFKLTDFEIEDYNPHPRIQMKMSV, from the coding sequence ATGACTATGGACggaaaaaacaaagaagaagagcaaTATCTTGATCTATGCAAAAGAATCATTGATGAAGGTGAATTTAGGCCAGATAGAACAGGCACTGGTACGTTGAGTCTTTTTGCACCACCCCAGCTGCGTTTTAGTTTACGTGATGATACCTTCCCACTACTAACGACCAAGAAGGTTTTTACTAGAGGTATCATACTTGAACTATTGTGGTTTTTGGCCGGTGATACAGACGCTAACCTATTGTCTGAGCAAGGTGTTAAGATTTGGGACGGTAATGGATCTCGTGAATATTTAGATAAGATGGGGTTCAAAGATAGGAAAGTAGGAGATCTGGGGCCCGTTTACGGATTTCAATGGAGGCATTTTGGTGCTAAATACAAGACGTGCGATGACGACTATACTGGACAAGGTATTGATCAATTGAAACAGGTTATACATAAACTAAAGACAAATCCCTACGATAGAAGAATCATTATGAGTGCCTGGAACCCAGCTGATTTTGACAAAATGGCTTTGCCGCCATgccatattttttcacaGTTCTATGTCAGTTTCCCCAAAGAAGGAGAAGGATCCGGTAAGCCCCGCCTTTCATGCTTATTGTACCAACGTTCTTGTGATATGGGGTTGGGAGTACCATTTAACATTGCATCATATGCTTTGTTGACTAGAATGATTGCTAAAGTTGTCGACATGGAGCCAGGTGAGTTCATTCATACTTTGGGGGATGCACATGTTTATAAAGACCACATTGATGCCTTGAAAGAACAAATCACCAGAAATCCAAGACCATTCCCGAAACTAAAGATTAAAAGGGACGTTAAAGACATTGATGATTTCAAGTTGACagactttgaaattgaagattATAATCCTCATCCAAGAATtcaaatgaaaatgagTGTATAA